A single region of the Salicibibacter cibi genome encodes:
- a CDS encoding helix-turn-helix domain-containing protein, with product MMVTRQAATIELSQKERQILEKLDRGTHTPLHLKTRAHIILQATDGMNNKQISRQSHLNRNQVKKWRNRWAHSAEAIAQIETERPRALKEAIHSVLSDEQRSGKPRFFTDEQVAQIWTLSCQSPKDKDLPFSHWTHGKLARQAKEEGIVESISTRSVSRFLNAADLKPHQSNVWLNPKIDDPEQH from the coding sequence ATGATGGTTACTCGACAAGCGGCAACCATAGAACTCAGTCAAAAAGAACGTCAAATCCTTGAAAAACTGGACAGAGGGACGCATACGCCTCTTCATCTGAAAACACGTGCGCATATCATCTTGCAAGCCACCGATGGTATGAACAATAAACAAATCTCAAGGCAGAGTCATCTTAACCGAAACCAGGTCAAAAAGTGGCGCAATCGTTGGGCTCATTCAGCCGAAGCCATCGCTCAAATTGAAACCGAACGGCCGCGGGCGTTAAAAGAAGCGATCCATTCCGTCCTTAGCGATGAACAACGGTCGGGAAAGCCACGTTTCTTTACAGATGAACAGGTCGCCCAAATATGGACCTTATCTTGTCAGTCTCCGAAAGACAAAGATTTACCGTTTAGCCATTGGACACACGGAAAACTCGCTCGACAAGCGAAGGAAGAAGGTATCGTGGAAAGTATTTCAACCAGAAGTGTCTCGCGTTTTTTAAATGCGGCCGACCTAAAACCCCATCAAAGCAACGTATGGTTGAATCCAAAGATTGATGATCCCGAACAGCATTGA
- a CDS encoding four-carbon acid sugar kinase family protein produces MDIAVIADDLTGANACGVRLAELGLRTMTKFHWSEHQHYTNDTEATIIDTNSRYLDKTAAKERLRSVIDEYRYIGVRNFAKRIDSTMRGNVGAEAEEWIRAFNNEAIAVIVPSFPDSNRTVIGGYLLVDGTLLQHTNLSKDPLTPMTKSYVPDLVRAKTSLSVAHIDLKEVEQSVSDLKNSFHQCIADGFRILVVDAITNAHIEKIATVMVASKYRMNPFDPGPLTTAYMNRKMKNLNREDKIIISIGSANELAEKQTQYFIERRNVSPIIVDPEKFIDPTKCMDEMSKTIKKASDHLEQNNIVLITTIKPNQKRLNFRQLEEEWNTSVNSIAQRITEGLAMITKEVIAQNPEVKGCLTSGGDVTASLCSLTNANGIELLEEINPLVAYGKVNGGDLNGIKIMTKGGSAGNKNTLDHCIRALETRIVN; encoded by the coding sequence ATGGACATTGCAGTCATTGCAGACGATTTAACAGGGGCTAACGCCTGTGGTGTGCGTCTTGCGGAATTAGGGCTTCGAACGATGACAAAGTTTCATTGGTCTGAGCATCAGCATTACACAAACGATACCGAGGCAACCATCATTGATACGAATAGTCGCTACCTTGATAAGACGGCTGCCAAGGAACGACTGCGAAGCGTTATCGATGAATATAGATATATCGGCGTTCGGAATTTCGCAAAACGGATTGACAGTACCATGAGAGGGAATGTTGGAGCGGAAGCGGAGGAGTGGATCCGTGCTTTTAATAATGAAGCGATTGCGGTTATTGTTCCTTCTTTTCCAGATTCGAATAGAACTGTGATTGGCGGTTATCTGTTAGTTGATGGCACATTGCTTCAACATACAAATCTATCTAAAGATCCTTTAACACCGATGACTAAATCCTATGTTCCTGATCTAGTGAGAGCAAAAACAAGTCTTTCCGTAGCGCATATTGATCTCAAAGAAGTCGAACAGAGTGTCAGTGACTTAAAAAATAGTTTTCACCAATGCATCGCTGATGGATTTAGAATTCTTGTTGTTGATGCGATCACAAACGCCCATATAGAAAAAATTGCTACAGTTATGGTTGCATCAAAATACCGGATGAACCCTTTTGATCCCGGCCCGTTAACGACGGCCTATATGAACAGGAAAATGAAAAACTTGAACCGGGAAGATAAAATCATCATTTCTATTGGGAGTGCAAACGAACTGGCAGAAAAGCAAACTCAATATTTCATTGAACGACGCAATGTTTCTCCTATAATTGTGGATCCAGAAAAGTTCATTGATCCAACAAAATGCATGGACGAAATGAGTAAAACCATCAAAAAAGCTTCCGATCATTTGGAACAGAATAACATTGTGTTAATAACGACCATTAAACCCAATCAGAAAAGGCTGAACTTTAGACAATTAGAGGAAGAATGGAACACGTCAGTCAACAGCATCGCCCAACGAATAACTGAAGGACTTGCAATGATTACAAAAGAAGTCATTGCACAAAATCCGGAGGTGAAAGGCTGTTTGACAAGTGGTGGTGATGTGACGGCATCACTTTGCTCTCTCACTAATGCAAATGGAATTGAATTACTGGAAGAGATCAACCCATTAGTGGCCTATGGCAAAGTAAATGGCGGCGATCTTAATGGCATCAAAATCATGACAAAGGGAGGGTCAGCCGGCAATAAAAATACCCTTGACCATTGTATACGTGCACTTGAAACGCGAATTGTAAATTAA
- a CDS encoding Bug family tripartite tricarboxylate transporter substrate binding protein, which yields MKGRVLFAVIGLSALLSGCEAVGGSESAEDYPTRDIEILVGHGPGGGTDVFARTVGELLEEELGVNINIVNMEGAGGATAKNEAASREGDGYTLVASSAFAPATAQGNIQGLEDLRPVARMQSDVFTILANPEVYEDYEDFVEAAENGGVEVGGVGSGDMDEITTHLLIEETGLDINYVSFEGAGDMHAAALGGHIDAMMEEPGPAVEYIASGDLTPLLAFNDERLDDFEDVPTTVENDIDLTDGVERGFVVPADTPDEIVSAIESALQNVYEDEEYQQHAEDQYLTYREGWLGSEEYAQKLEEDIERISEVVD from the coding sequence ATGAAAGGAAGAGTTTTATTTGCTGTGATCGGACTTTCAGCTCTACTGAGTGGTTGTGAAGCTGTAGGTGGTTCTGAAAGTGCAGAAGATTATCCGACAAGAGACATCGAAATACTTGTTGGTCATGGGCCAGGTGGAGGAACTGATGTCTTTGCAAGAACAGTTGGGGAGTTATTAGAAGAGGAACTAGGCGTCAATATAAATATCGTCAATATGGAAGGCGCAGGTGGAGCGACAGCGAAAAATGAAGCGGCATCTCGGGAAGGGGACGGTTATACACTTGTCGCTAGCTCTGCATTTGCTCCAGCGACAGCTCAAGGAAACATTCAAGGGCTAGAAGATCTTCGACCTGTAGCAAGAATGCAGTCAGATGTTTTTACCATTTTAGCTAACCCGGAAGTATACGAAGATTATGAGGATTTTGTAGAAGCGGCTGAAAATGGGGGTGTTGAAGTCGGCGGTGTCGGATCAGGTGATATGGACGAAATCACTACACATTTACTAATTGAGGAAACAGGCCTAGATATCAACTATGTTTCTTTTGAAGGAGCAGGAGATATGCATGCAGCTGCTTTAGGTGGGCATATTGATGCAATGATGGAGGAACCTGGTCCTGCGGTTGAGTATATAGCTTCCGGTGATTTAACACCTCTCCTAGCATTTAATGATGAGCGATTGGATGATTTTGAAGATGTTCCTACTACTGTAGAAAATGATATTGATCTCACAGATGGTGTTGAAAGAGGTTTCGTCGTACCTGCGGATACACCGGATGAAATCGTCTCCGCAATTGAGAGTGCTTTACAAAATGTGTATGAAGATGAAGAATATCAGCAACATGCTGAAGATCAATATTTGACATATCGAGAAGGGTGGTTAGGATCGGAAGAATATGCACAAAAATTAGAGGAAGATATCGAAAGAATTTCAGAGGTCGTTGATTAA
- the pdxA gene encoding 4-hydroxythreonine-4-phosphate dehydrogenase PdxA, which produces MNKPVIAIPMGDASGVGPEIIAKSVAEDEIQKHCYPLVIGNKNVMEQAIAQTSADLSIMTIAHLEEIQDQSDTLYLIHMDNIDIEQLQKGEVQAQCGQAAFEYIEKAVDLTKEGRTAALATPPINKESLKAAEVPYIGHTEMLGAMAGIDDPLTMFEVHDLRIFFLTRHVSIREAINQMTSDRVYDYLVRCDQALQHLGIENRKIAVAGLNPHSGENGLFGTEEIDEINPGIQRAQEAEIVVEGPVPADSVFYQALNGKYDAVLSLYHDQGHIAAKMTDFEKTISVTNGLPFLRTSVDHGTAFDIAGTGKASAVSMVECIKLAAQYAPYFITNQK; this is translated from the coding sequence TTGAATAAACCAGTCATTGCCATCCCTATGGGGGATGCTTCCGGAGTTGGACCGGAAATTATAGCGAAATCAGTTGCAGAGGACGAAATACAAAAGCATTGTTATCCATTAGTGATTGGAAATAAGAATGTGATGGAACAAGCGATTGCTCAAACGAGTGCTGATCTTTCTATAATGACCATTGCACACCTGGAAGAGATACAAGACCAATCGGATACATTATATTTAATCCATATGGATAACATTGACATTGAACAGCTTCAGAAAGGTGAAGTGCAGGCTCAGTGCGGTCAGGCTGCTTTTGAGTATATTGAGAAAGCTGTTGATTTAACAAAAGAAGGAAGAACAGCGGCGCTGGCTACTCCCCCTATTAATAAAGAGTCATTAAAGGCTGCAGAAGTGCCTTACATTGGTCATACGGAAATGCTTGGTGCAATGGCAGGAATTGACGACCCTTTGACTATGTTTGAAGTCCATGATTTGCGTATTTTCTTTTTAACCCGTCATGTTTCTATACGAGAGGCGATTAATCAAATGACCAGTGATCGTGTCTACGATTACCTTGTTCGCTGTGATCAAGCCTTGCAACATTTAGGCATTGAAAATAGAAAAATAGCGGTTGCCGGTTTAAACCCGCATAGCGGAGAAAACGGGCTTTTCGGTACAGAAGAGATTGATGAAATCAACCCGGGAATTCAACGGGCGCAAGAGGCGGAGATTGTAGTGGAAGGTCCCGTGCCTGCAGATTCTGTCTTTTATCAGGCTTTAAATGGTAAATATGATGCCGTTCTTTCTTTATATCATGATCAAGGACATATTGCTGCGAAAATGACTGACTTTGAAAAAACCATTTCAGTTACCAATGGCTTGCCATTTCTTAGAACTTCAGTTGATCATGGGACAGCTTTTGATATTGCCGGTACCGGGAAAGCCAGTGCAGTCAGTATGGTGGAGTGTATTAAACTTGCAGCACAGTACGCCCCCTATTTTATAACGAATCAGAAGTAA
- a CDS encoding tripartite tricarboxylate transporter TctB family protein has protein sequence MAASKLTPIIWIIFAITFIAVGLPLPFFEPGSVGLGPGGWPIIVLSMMLLAAMVLLVQETRSQDKQEETESDEEENMLDGEVIDANNHWYLLSGLVGYLILVPILGFFLISVLFILFVIRRMGSKNWLVNSGVSLITTALFVFMFGVLLNIPLPRGTGILNDLSFLLY, from the coding sequence ATGGCTGCTAGTAAGCTAACGCCTATCATATGGATAATCTTTGCCATAACATTTATCGCAGTGGGTTTACCACTCCCATTTTTCGAACCAGGAAGCGTTGGATTAGGACCCGGGGGTTGGCCCATTATTGTCCTTTCAATGATGCTTTTAGCAGCCATGGTCCTTCTGGTACAGGAGACACGTTCCCAAGATAAGCAAGAAGAAACGGAATCAGATGAAGAAGAAAATATGCTAGACGGAGAAGTGATTGATGCAAATAACCATTGGTATTTGCTAAGCGGGTTAGTTGGTTACTTAATCCTTGTTCCAATATTAGGTTTTTTCTTAATTAGTGTTCTTTTTATCCTTTTTGTGATTAGGAGGATGGGATCAAAGAATTGGCTCGTTAATAGTGGTGTATCACTCATTACGACAGCTCTTTTTGTGTTCATGTTCGGTGTTTTGCTCAACATTCCGTTACCGCGAGGAACTGGAATACTCAATGACCTCAGCTTTCTATTGTACTAA
- a CDS encoding aldehyde dehydrogenase family protein, which produces MTGGKREGALFYPTILTNVTENMKVMCEEVFAPVISIVPFDDIDDVFTKVNDSKYGLQAGVFTSNLHIAMRAVQALEFGGVNINDVSTFRADTLPYGGVKDSGIGKEGPHNAIKEMTNEKVITMHI; this is translated from the coding sequence GTGACAGGTGGTAAAAGAGAAGGGGCACTATTTTATCCTACCATTTTAACCAATGTTACTGAGAATATGAAAGTTATGTGCGAAGAGGTATTCGCACCAGTGATTAGTATTGTACCATTTGATGACATCGATGACGTTTTCACAAAAGTAAACGATTCAAAATATGGATTACAGGCAGGTGTATTTACTTCTAACTTACACATTGCAATGAGAGCTGTCCAAGCACTGGAATTTGGTGGCGTAAATATTAATGATGTGTCAACTTTCCGTGCAGACACTCTTCCATATGGCGGTGTAAAAGATAGTGGTATCGGTAAAGAGGGACCGCATAATGCGATTAAAGAAATGACGAATGAAAAGGTCATTACGATGCACATATAA
- a CDS encoding DeoR/GlpR family DNA-binding transcription regulator, translating to MQAKVRKQRIIDETTNQQRVEIEQLSSDLNVSTMTIRRDLTELEKQGYLIRVHGGAVAAESLVAETPYFNKASHHLQEKKAIAKEVLQIIPENSRILLDSGTTTLEIIRLLKHREDITVLTNDIKLAVECLDGPLKIILTGGELQKGIGSCTGPSAEELLSSVHVDLFFLGAHAIDPEAGVTAPTFEKASIKRVMMKAAERTILVADSTKFGKKSFARVCSLEEITQGFTDANLPEHKRDMFTKFLPIKYISTEVS from the coding sequence ATGCAAGCAAAGGTAAGAAAACAGAGAATTATAGATGAAACCACAAATCAGCAAAGAGTTGAGATCGAACAATTATCGTCTGATCTAAATGTGTCCACAATGACGATCCGCCGGGATCTTACCGAGCTTGAAAAGCAGGGGTATTTAATTCGTGTCCATGGTGGAGCAGTAGCTGCGGAAAGTTTGGTTGCTGAAACTCCTTATTTCAATAAAGCTTCACATCATTTGCAGGAGAAGAAAGCTATTGCAAAAGAAGTGCTTCAAATCATTCCTGAGAATTCACGAATATTGTTAGATTCTGGAACTACTACACTGGAAATTATTAGGTTACTTAAACATCGTGAAGATATAACTGTCCTCACCAACGATATTAAGCTGGCCGTAGAGTGTTTGGATGGACCCTTAAAGATTATTCTCACGGGCGGGGAACTTCAAAAAGGGATTGGTTCTTGTACCGGTCCCAGTGCAGAAGAGTTACTTTCCTCAGTGCATGTAGATTTGTTCTTTCTTGGTGCTCATGCGATTGATCCGGAAGCAGGCGTTACCGCCCCTACGTTTGAAAAGGCAAGCATTAAACGTGTAATGATGAAAGCGGCAGAAAGAACCATTCTTGTTGCCGATTCCACAAAGTTCGGTAAGAAATCTTTCGCCCGTGTTTGTAGTCTTGAAGAGATTACTCAAGGGTTTACAGATGCCAATTTGCCAGAGCATAAGCGTGATATGTTTACAAAATTTCTGCCTATAAAATATATCTCAACGGAGGTATCTTGA
- a CDS encoding tripartite tricarboxylate transporter permease, translating into MIENLLMGLETVFQPLNILILLSAIFIGFLGGALPGISGTMLVVILLPITYDFDTTSAFLLLTAIYAATVFSGMISAILFRTPGTPEAVPTVFDGYPMARSGHSSRALGIAIVSSGIGGIFGTLVLIFLTPVLASVALTFSSPEFFGLALLGLTVVASLSAGQLSKGIIGVAFGLFIATIGIDPLSGTHRYTFDMNSLMAGVELIPVLIGLFAVAEVLKKGRENTKEKQQASSTKITIFEKEIFRKIYGTITRSSLMGTFIGILPGVGATTASMLSYSETVRWSKNPKKFGKGAPEGIAAPESANNSAAMGALVPLLALGIPGSATTAVLIGAFILHGLQPGPNLLQSQSDLVYSVFIGLLIVNIAIIVCSKPFIKLFTKIINIPYYILGPIILMFCIIGTFAVRNSIFDVWVMLLFGALGYLFTRINFPVAPIVLGVVLGPIAEDEFRRSLQMSGGNWFVFFERPVSATLIILAVLFLVYPLIKKFFKKKGSSSQVQSG; encoded by the coding sequence GTGATTGAAAATTTGCTCATGGGGCTTGAAACGGTGTTTCAACCCCTTAATATATTAATTTTATTATCAGCCATATTTATCGGTTTTTTGGGTGGAGCGCTTCCGGGTATCAGCGGAACGATGCTTGTCGTGATCTTATTGCCAATCACTTATGATTTTGATACCACGAGTGCCTTTCTGTTGCTCACGGCCATCTATGCGGCCACGGTATTTTCAGGAATGATCAGCGCCATCTTATTCCGGACTCCAGGGACCCCGGAGGCAGTACCCACCGTTTTCGATGGCTATCCGATGGCTAGAAGCGGACATAGTAGTCGTGCGTTGGGGATTGCTATTGTGAGTTCGGGTATAGGAGGAATTTTCGGGACATTAGTGCTGATATTTCTAACTCCGGTACTCGCCAGTGTTGCCTTAACGTTTTCTTCTCCGGAATTTTTTGGACTGGCATTATTAGGACTCACAGTCGTCGCTTCATTAAGTGCAGGTCAACTATCAAAGGGAATTATTGGCGTCGCTTTTGGGCTATTTATCGCTACAATCGGGATCGATCCTCTATCTGGAACTCATCGGTATACCTTCGACATGAATAGTCTAATGGCAGGAGTTGAGTTAATCCCCGTTTTAATAGGGTTATTCGCTGTAGCTGAAGTATTGAAGAAAGGGCGGGAAAATACAAAGGAAAAGCAACAAGCATCAAGTACGAAAATAACAATATTTGAAAAAGAAATCTTTAGAAAGATCTACGGGACGATTACCAGATCTTCATTGATGGGGACATTTATTGGGATTTTGCCTGGTGTTGGTGCCACAACCGCATCCATGCTCAGTTATAGTGAGACTGTACGTTGGTCAAAAAATCCAAAAAAATTCGGCAAAGGAGCCCCGGAAGGGATTGCGGCGCCGGAATCTGCGAATAACTCGGCTGCTATGGGCGCGTTGGTTCCATTACTCGCCCTGGGTATTCCAGGCAGTGCGACAACCGCCGTTTTGATCGGAGCGTTTATTCTACATGGTCTTCAGCCAGGTCCCAATTTGTTACAGTCCCAAAGCGATTTAGTCTACTCTGTTTTTATCGGGTTACTGATTGTTAATATAGCGATTATCGTTTGTTCCAAGCCATTTATTAAATTATTTACGAAGATCATAAATATTCCTTATTACATTTTAGGACCAATTATTCTTATGTTTTGCATCATCGGAACCTTTGCCGTTCGAAACTCTATATTTGATGTATGGGTTATGCTTCTTTTCGGGGCGTTAGGATATTTGTTTACAAGAATAAACTTCCCCGTCGCCCCCATTGTTTTAGGCGTGGTATTAGGTCCTATTGCAGAAGATGAATTCCGTCGTTCACTGCAAATGTCCGGAGGTAACTGGTTTGTCTTTTTCGAGCGCCCGGTCAGTGCTACGTTGATAATCTTAGCTGTTTTGTTCCTGGTATATCCGCTTATTAAGAAATTCTTTAAGAAAAAAGGATCTTCATCTCAAGTACAATCTGGATAA
- a CDS encoding hydroxyacid-oxoacid transhydrogenase produces the protein MRNTWEYFSTKNIIFGNGAIQKIDGILRRFNAKNVFIITDQGIVQTGILEKVLQYLKLHRYQCVVYDQATPEPPISSVMEAYDFAQGENNTDVIIGLGGGSSIDLAKVVALLMEHGGHPRNYFEEGNVPGPIAPLIAIPTTAGTGSEVTSVAVVNDTDNDLKVGISDNYLRPAVALLDPKLTIGLPPYVTACSGIDALSHAIESYTALEYKHIKASEDILFQGSFPITDALALKAIELIYENLVLAVHQGSNLEARASMLAGSVLAGMAFSNAGNALGHALAYPIGGKVKSPHGEITGLLLPYVMRYNLSTSKNKMTKIAQVFELNGGKHAAKDVELSPADAVQQLVKDIGLPTKLSTIGIKEEELQEISNKTLHIERLIRNNPRNPREEDLVALLKRAY, from the coding sequence GTGAGAAATACTTGGGAATATTTTTCAACAAAGAATATCATTTTCGGGAACGGAGCCATACAAAAAATTGATGGGATTCTAAGACGTTTTAATGCCAAGAACGTTTTTATCATTACAGATCAAGGCATTGTCCAAACAGGAATTCTGGAAAAAGTGTTGCAGTACCTGAAATTGCATCGTTATCAATGTGTTGTATACGATCAAGCTACTCCAGAACCTCCTATTTCCAGTGTCATGGAAGCCTACGATTTTGCACAGGGCGAAAATAATACAGACGTTATTATTGGTCTTGGCGGAGGCAGTAGTATAGATTTAGCCAAAGTCGTTGCTTTACTGATGGAACACGGCGGTCATCCAAGAAATTACTTTGAAGAAGGAAATGTACCGGGACCCATTGCCCCACTAATAGCCATTCCTACTACCGCCGGAACAGGTTCAGAAGTTACTTCAGTGGCTGTTGTGAATGATACCGACAATGATTTAAAGGTGGGGATTTCCGACAATTATTTACGACCAGCTGTCGCTTTACTGGATCCGAAATTAACAATAGGGTTACCTCCTTATGTTACAGCATGTTCAGGCATTGATGCTTTATCGCATGCCATTGAATCATACACGGCTTTAGAATATAAACATATAAAGGCTTCAGAAGATATTCTTTTCCAAGGTTCTTTCCCTATAACAGATGCATTGGCATTAAAAGCGATTGAACTTATTTACGAGAATCTTGTGCTGGCCGTACATCAAGGTAGCAACCTTGAAGCTCGTGCCAGTATGCTTGCTGGGAGTGTGCTAGCCGGTATGGCTTTTTCAAATGCCGGAAATGCTTTGGGTCATGCCCTAGCCTATCCTATAGGAGGTAAGGTTAAATCCCCACATGGGGAGATTACAGGGCTTCTACTACCGTATGTCATGCGCTATAACCTTTCAACCTCAAAAAATAAAATGACAAAAATTGCTCAGGTTTTCGAATTGAATGGTGGAAAGCATGCAGCTAAAGACGTGGAGTTATCTCCAGCAGACGCTGTCCAACAGCTTGTAAAGGATATTGGGCTTCCCACTAAACTTTCAACAATTGGCATTAAGGAAGAAGAGTTACAAGAGATTTCCAATAAAACTCTTCATATTGAACGTTTGATTCGTAACAATCCAAGAAATCCTAGAGAAGAGGATTTAGTGGCGTTACTTAAGCGAGCTTACTAA
- a CDS encoding 4-hydroxythreonine-4-phosphate dehydrogenase PdxA: MDKQTIALTLGDSSGIGPELVVKALNDKEVRDSANWIIVGDEDVFNKGMNIAGKTLNYNKISSIEEFDSQREDLWLIDLNNMNKNDYNIGELSAASGKQSGEALKYAMDIALDNYADAVVYGPLNKNALHKGGFNFHDDLHFFADLLNCKEGFGEVNVMDDLWVTRVTSHIPLREVRENISKDRVKRTIEFANGILKQADIDNPKLAVAALNPHAGDNGLLGDEESEIISPAIEKAQEEGINVAGPYPSDTILNERKKLDYDCMIAMYHDQAQIGMKLLGFNRGVTISGGLPVILTTPAHGTAFDIAGKNKADAGAMIHAMRKAQNLITRKATKK, from the coding sequence ATGGATAAACAAACCATTGCATTAACATTAGGAGATTCATCAGGAATTGGTCCTGAACTTGTTGTTAAGGCGTTAAATGATAAAGAAGTTCGTGATAGTGCGAACTGGATTATCGTTGGTGATGAAGATGTTTTTAACAAGGGAATGAACATTGCCGGTAAGACGTTGAACTATAATAAGATTTCAAGTATCGAGGAATTTGACTCGCAGAGAGAAGATCTCTGGCTTATAGATTTAAATAATATGAATAAAAACGATTATAATATCGGTGAACTTTCGGCAGCTTCAGGCAAACAATCAGGTGAGGCATTGAAATACGCAATGGATATTGCATTAGATAACTACGCGGATGCTGTCGTATATGGTCCATTAAACAAGAATGCTCTTCATAAAGGTGGTTTCAATTTTCACGATGATCTACACTTTTTCGCAGATTTGTTAAATTGCAAGGAAGGATTTGGCGAAGTTAATGTAATGGACGACCTATGGGTGACCAGGGTAACTTCTCATATTCCGTTGCGAGAAGTGAGAGAAAATATTTCAAAGGATAGGGTGAAAAGAACCATTGAGTTTGCTAATGGCATCTTAAAACAAGCCGATATTGATAATCCCAAATTGGCGGTCGCAGCCTTGAATCCCCACGCGGGTGACAATGGATTATTGGGGGATGAAGAATCGGAGATTATATCCCCTGCCATTGAAAAGGCACAAGAGGAAGGAATTAATGTCGCCGGCCCTTATCCTTCCGACACTATTTTAAATGAACGTAAGAAGCTTGATTATGATTGTATGATCGCCATGTATCATGATCAAGCACAGATAGGCATGAAATTATTAGGTTTTAATAGAGGAGTAACAATTAGTGGGGGATTGCCAGTCATTTTGACGACACCGGCTCACGGTACAGCTTTTGATATAGCCGGAAAAAATAAAGCAGATGCAGGTGCGATGATTCATGCAATGAGAAAAGCCCAAAATTTAATTACAAGGAAAGCCACAAAAAAATAA
- a CDS encoding transposase, with translation MKPTVIPHADYQHFVMEQLHARYGRAILFVNADWPLILKCWQADLSGITTQLRATYSNRGPEPRDPASMIRSYLVYLFTNPEKGLTEWVNIMMRTPIYAILSGFSPDDIPGLGTFYDFFRRLWPVADKNIKPKKQPKKKKKQTSKNKKGEKAPMKPGKVQRLVTWVLRSIDVHVELPGDRLFQFFETNILSVSQALGLLGDADHLSVAGDGTPLVTQAYRRSKATCDCRARGITGCNHHRFFSQPDCDAGWDSSRERYFNGYHLYMFTAADSPYDLPIYPRLQPASRHDAVSLVASSVEFQQRFTLGTARRMILDAAHDAQAIYELLIHQEIEPFIDLNTRTKSNIETSSDIEISPEGIPICPNGNKMKPNGYDKGRHRRKWRCSPDCGCSDAKYGRTYYTRTKDNPRLFPKTPRHGRSFITHAHPVSARTNVKRWIIIWNQAAIVQP, from the coding sequence TTGAAACCGACGGTTATTCCGCATGCTGATTACCAACATTTTGTCATGGAACAACTTCACGCCCGTTATGGACGCGCGATCTTATTCGTGAATGCCGATTGGCCTTTAATCTTAAAATGCTGGCAGGCTGATCTATCCGGCATTACCACTCAATTAAGGGCGACTTACTCGAACCGAGGGCCTGAACCGCGCGATCCAGCCTCGATGATACGCTCGTATCTCGTTTACTTGTTTACGAATCCAGAAAAAGGGCTGACGGAATGGGTGAATATCATGATGCGAACGCCTATTTATGCCATCCTCAGTGGGTTTTCGCCGGATGATATCCCCGGACTCGGAACGTTCTATGACTTCTTCCGACGGTTGTGGCCGGTGGCGGACAAAAACATCAAACCCAAAAAACAGCCCAAGAAGAAGAAAAAGCAAACATCCAAGAACAAGAAGGGGGAGAAAGCTCCTATGAAACCGGGAAAAGTCCAGCGTTTAGTCACGTGGGTGTTACGATCCATCGACGTCCATGTGGAACTGCCCGGTGATCGGCTCTTCCAGTTCTTCGAGACGAATATTCTGAGTGTTTCCCAAGCGCTTGGCTTGCTCGGCGATGCCGACCATCTTAGTGTCGCCGGGGACGGAACACCCCTTGTCACCCAAGCCTATCGCCGAAGCAAAGCCACATGTGATTGTCGTGCCCGTGGTATAACTGGATGCAACCATCATCGCTTCTTTTCCCAACCCGACTGTGACGCGGGATGGGATAGCTCTCGAGAGCGCTACTTTAACGGCTATCACCTCTACATGTTCACCGCTGCCGATAGCCCTTACGATTTGCCTATCTATCCGCGATTGCAGCCGGCTTCCCGGCATGACGCCGTCAGCCTGGTCGCCAGCTCGGTTGAATTCCAGCAACGTTTCACCTTGGGCACGGCCCGCCGGATGATTCTTGATGCCGCCCATGATGCTCAGGCCATCTACGAGCTCTTAATCCATCAAGAGATCGAGCCTTTTATCGATTTGAACACTCGAACCAAATCGAACATAGAAACAAGCAGTGACATTGAGATATCTCCGGAAGGCATTCCGATCTGTCCGAATGGGAACAAGATGAAACCCAACGGCTATGACAAAGGCCGTCACCGCCGTAAGTGGCGCTGTTCGCCCGATTGCGGATGTTCGGATGCCAAGTACGGCCGAACCTATTACACGCGTACCAAAGATAACCCTCGTTTGTTTCCCAAGACACCAAGGCATGGACGCTCGTTTATAACACACGCACATCCAGTGAGCGCACGAACAAACGTGAAAAGGTGGATTATCATTTGGAATCAGGCCGCCATCGTTCAACCATGA